A segment of the Roseofilum capinflatum BLCC-M114 genome:
CTACCAAGGCTCGTGTTTATGAGTCCGGGAACAATGTGGTTGACTGTTATTTTTTGTGTGGCTAATTCCACTGCTAACGCTCTGGTCAAACCCAGCGCTCCCATTTTCGAGGCACAAACGTGAGACCATTCGGTTCTACCGATGAAGGCATTGAGTCCTGATACATTAATAATCCGACCCCACCCAGTAGCGAGCATACTGGGTACTACTGCCCGACAGCAGAAAAAGGGGCCGTCTAGGTTGACTCCGAGAACGCTGCGCCACTCTTCTGTGGTCATGTCGGTTATGGGGCGCGATCGCCGCAGTCCGGTATTGTTGACCAGAATATCGATGCGACCGAATTCGTCCAATACCTGTTTTACCATAGCCTGGACTTGGTTTTCATCCGCAACATCGGCTAGGACGGAGATAGCCTTTACTCCTAAAGCTTCTACTTCTTGAGCTGTAGATTGGGCTTCTTCGGCACTGGTACGGGCGTTGATAGCGACAGAAGCGCCCTGTTTCCCCAATTCCAAGGCGATCGCCCGCCCGATATTGCGGCTCGATCCAGTCACCAAGGCTACTTTACCGTCTAAATTGATTTGAGTCATATTTCAACCGTTAAAAGTGTATGGGCGCTAAATACCCTTGCCTCAAGTATTTTTTGATTTGGCGATCGGCTGCCTTAAAAGCAGGCATTCCCTTATACTCGCCACCGACCACATGAGCGTTAGTTTTAGCGCCGCCCAAGAATGATTCTAGAGTTTCTAGCTCTTCTTCTATCTCTGCAATTGTGGGGGAATAGACTAAATTAATCAATTCTAACTGTTTGGGATTGATGCACTTTTTACCAGTAAAACCGTAGATATAACGGGATAATTCGGCTTCTTTGCGAGAACTTTCAGGATCGTTAAATTTGGCCGAAACGCTGTCAAATAATGCCAGTCCGTGTATTTTTCCCGTGAGGGCAATTGTACCTAAAATTTGTTGGAATAAAGGACTTTCACAGGTCGATATTCGATCTACACCTAGGTCAGTTGACATATCGCCTACCCCAAAACCTAGTGCATCTCGGCCTTTTCTGAGAACTCTGGCGATGTCGTCTATGGCCTTGAGACCGGCGATCGTCTCAATGGTAACGATGTAGTTTTTGTCCTCTCCAATTGCCTCCATCAGTCGGGCAATTTGGTCACCCGATTCTCCTTTGGGCAGGGTGACGGAATCAAAGGGAAATTGAGCGATCGCTTTGATGTCTTCTTCTAACTCCTGGGGTTCCCCAACATTAATTCTGACGTTATACTCAACGATTCTGGGCTTGGGGGGGAGGTTGGCAATGCTATCTCTTGCAACTTGCTTTTGGTCTGCCGGAATGCTGTCTTCTAAGTCCCAGATAAAGCCATCGGCAGGGACTTCATTGTTACCAATTTTTTCTAAGTATCGAGGCTTATTCAGAGGAACAAACAGATGGGATCTTCTTTTGAACTCTGGTTTAAATTGACTGTCAGTGCAATATTGGTTCAGATACTCATAGACATTTGCTGATAAGCCGAACTTGTGTTCGTGCAATTTAAACTCAAGAGCAAATTTTTCTCTCATGCCTTTTTTAACCCATGAATTCTAAGGGAACATTTAAGGGTCAAGTTATTCTTGACCGAATAAATTTTGCCCTTATAAATATTAGGAGCTTTTTGACCTTCGGTCAACCCCTCCTCTTTAGGCCTGATAGGGATTAACTAAGGCTTCCAGGTTGCCAGAATTTTCAGCTTCTGTATTTTGGCTGTTTTGTACCCAGTGGCGATAGTCTGACAAGAGTTGATGCATCAAACGCTGTTTGATGGTTAAAAGGACACTTCTAAGTAATCCATTGCCCGTGTTTTCTAGGATATAGGAGGGCGTGAGGTTTAAGGGAGGAGGAAGTTCTACTTGTACCGTTAAGTTGGCTTTTCCATGAAGAGTAGTGCGATCGCCACTCTGTTGGGGACAAAGTTTTCCTTTTAAGTCCAGATGAAACCGTTGATTAATATATTCAATGCCTCGAATATGACAATTGACTGATTGCAATTGTACATTTCCGTGACTATCGGCCCAAACCTTGAGGTCTACCGTAGGCTGGAAGGTAAACATCATGAAGGTGAGAGGGCGCATTTTTAAGCGAAACAGCTCGTCACTTAAATGTTCAATTTGACTTTGGGCGGTTAAGGCATTGACAAGACGTTTCGGTTGCCGTAGGTAATGCTGTATGGGAATAGGCTGATGAGGAACATTGAGGTTAACCGATTGGGTGGCGCTAAATTGGGTGGTCATAGATTGGGAGTTAATCTGCAAATGTAAATATATTTTACAAAATTCTCAAGATTCTAGCTGGTGGCTAGACCATGAAAAAACGCCCTCTATTAGATAGAGAGGGATTCTGGAACTGTAAATGCTGGATTTAAGTTGCGGATATCATACCGTGTTGTGTATGAATAATTGATATTTAATTGTTAATTTTTATGGACTAACCTCAATAATTCTAACGATCCACGATGAAATCAGGAGAAATCATGGTTATTATTGCTTATTTGGGGCCGCGAGGAACTTATTCGGAAGCAGCGGCGATCGCCTGTTGTCAACAGCTTCAAGCTCAGGGTTATGAGGGTCAGTTGCGTCCCTATCCCAGTATTGCCCAAACCTTACAGGCCGTAGCTAAACAGCAGGCCGATGTGGCGATCGCCCCAGTAGAAAACTCCATTGAAGGGAGCGTTCCCATGACCCTCGATAGTGTATGGCAATTAGAGGGTTTAGAAATTCAGCAAGCTTATGTGTTACCCATCACCCATGGACTGCTCTCTCAGGTAAGCGATTTATCAGCCATTGAAACCGTCTATTCCCATCCCCAAGCCTTAGCCCAGTGTCAGGAGTGGTTAGAACAACATTTACCGGGAGTTGAATTAATTCCCACTAACTCCACCACAGAATCCATTCAGTATCTTCAGCCCGATCGACCCATCGCGGCGATCTCTTCCCAACGAGCAGCAAAACTCTATCAAGTTCCCGTATTAGCCTATCCCATTAACGATCATCCAGATAACTGTACTCGCTTTTGGGTCATGACCTCTACAGGTGCTGATGTGAAGTTAAATGAACCCTCCCAACCCAAAACCCATACCTCGATCGCCTTGAGTTTACCCAATATTCCGGGAGTGTTGGTCAAACCCCTGGAAATTTTTGCCCGTCAAGGAATTAACTTAAGCCGCATCGAATCTCGTCCCACCAAGCGATCGCTGGGCGAATATTTATTTTTTATTGATATTGAAGTTGATGCTAGAGAACCCAGCATCCAAAGCACCCTTCAACAACTCGAAGAGTACACCGATGTGTTAAAAATATTCGGTAGCTATACCGTTACCGATATTTATAGCGCTTCGCGCTAGGGAATAGGGAATAGGGAATAGGGAATAGCTTGTATTGCTTAGGGTCTAGCCTTCAAGCTGTACTCCATAGAAGAGAGAAACGCTATACCACAGTTCTATGATGTTCTGAGGTGTACTCATTACTCATTACTCATTACTTATTCCTTAAACGTATCTTTAAGCACAGTGCGAGCCGCTAAGTGATTACGAGTCGAGGTAAGAATTTCTGTTTCCCTCTCCAATCGTTCGGCGGTATTTTGCATTTCTAATAAGGCTTGTTGTTCTGCTGCCACACCATACAAGTTACTCGCGACCCAGTAAGATAATTCAGTGGGCAATGCCGGGATATTGTCGGGTAATTCAATGTCCTGACCTGTTAATTTAGAGGATAGGTGAACCACATCTTGAAGCAGTTGTTCCACATGAGTCGCTAAGGATCTCAAATCGCGATCGGTCGGTTGATCTTCGATCCATTCCACCAACCCTACGCGATAGGGTTTTTCTCGTACATATTCCAAAACCCGAAACCGTTGTTGTCCTAGGGTAAGGATCTTCATCCGGTCATCGGGTAAGCGTTGATAATTAACAATTTCTGCACAGCAACCCACGGAAACGGCTTCATTTTTGAGCGGGTCCCACATCAACACCCCAAACCGACTATCCGTTTGAAGCACGGTATTCATCATCATCCGATACCGAAATTCAAAGATATGTAGGGGTAGGGGTCTCCCTGGAAAGAGGACGACTTCTGGTAAGGGAAACAGAGGCAATTCTCGCACGGCGATCGATGAAGAAGATGTCATGGTGATTTTCCTATGCTGGAGACTCTAAAGAAAGACCTGGAAATAGCACAAACATCTTTTAGTCTATCGCATTGTTCGAGGCTGCAAAAACCTAACCTCAATCTTCAGGATCGATCCTTAACCAGGGAAGGGGAAAGAAAACAAGCTTAAAGCTTCACTTCGATATCAACTCCAGCCGGCAGATCGAGTTTCATCAGAGCATCAATGGTTTTAGAGGAAGGTTGGTAAATATCAATAATGCGACGGTGGGTACGGGTTTCAAAATGCTCCCGCGAGTCTTTATCCACGTGGGGCGATCGCAGGATACAGTAGATTTTGCGTTTCGTGGGTAAAGGAATGGGGCCAACTGCTGTGGCGTTGGTGCGGTTAGCCGTATCGACAATTTTTTCACAAGAGGTATCCAGGAGACGGCGATCGAATGCTTTCAGACGAATACGGATTTTTTGTTGTTGTAGAGTTGCCATGATTATTTACACTTGTCAAGGTTCTGTGAAAGTTTTGAGAGAGAAACCCTTCCCCATGAGTTTAGGGTTCACTGAGGGAAGGGTTTAATCCAGATGAATGGGGGACTCAGACCCAGCTATTTAAGGATCTTAGCGACCACACCCGCACCGATAGTACGGCCCCCTTCACGGATAGCAAAACGCATTCCTTGTTCAATGGCGATCGCATTGATCAATTCCACGTTCATTTTAATCCGGTCGCCAGGCATCACCATCTCGGCAGTACTACCATCATCTGCGGTGAAGGACTTAATCGTACCGGTTACATCCGTTGTCCGCACATAAAACTGAGGACGATAGTTCGAGAAAAAGGGAGTATGACGGCCACCTTCTTCTTTTTTCAGCACATAAACTTCAGCTTCAAACTCAGTATGAGGGGTGATCGAACCGGGTTTAGC
Coding sequences within it:
- a CDS encoding HpcH/HpaI aldolase/citrate lyase family protein; the encoded protein is MREKFALEFKLHEHKFGLSANVYEYLNQYCTDSQFKPEFKRRSHLFVPLNKPRYLEKIGNNEVPADGFIWDLEDSIPADQKQVARDSIANLPPKPRIVEYNVRINVGEPQELEEDIKAIAQFPFDSVTLPKGESGDQIARLMEAIGEDKNYIVTIETIAGLKAIDDIARVLRKGRDALGFGVGDMSTDLGVDRISTCESPLFQQILGTIALTGKIHGLALFDSVSAKFNDPESSRKEAELSRYIYGFTGKKCINPKQLELINLVYSPTIAEIEEELETLESFLGGAKTNAHVVGGEYKGMPAFKAADRQIKKYLRQGYLAPIHF
- a CDS encoding LON peptidase substrate-binding domain-containing protein codes for the protein MTSSSSIAVRELPLFPLPEVVLFPGRPLPLHIFEFRYRMMMNTVLQTDSRFGVLMWDPLKNEAVSVGCCAEIVNYQRLPDDRMKILTLGQQRFRVLEYVREKPYRVGLVEWIEDQPTDRDLRSLATHVEQLLQDVVHLSSKLTGQDIELPDNIPALPTELSYWVASNLYGVAAEQQALLEMQNTAERLERETEILTSTRNHLAARTVLKDTFKE
- a CDS encoding DUF1997 domain-containing protein, with protein sequence MTTQFSATQSVNLNVPHQPIPIQHYLRQPKRLVNALTAQSQIEHLSDELFRLKMRPLTFMMFTFQPTVDLKVWADSHGNVQLQSVNCHIRGIEYINQRFHLDLKGKLCPQQSGDRTTLHGKANLTVQVELPPPLNLTPSYILENTGNGLLRSVLLTIKQRLMHQLLSDYRHWVQNSQNTEAENSGNLEALVNPYQA
- a CDS encoding SDR family NAD(P)-dependent oxidoreductase translates to MTQINLDGKVALVTGSSRNIGRAIALELGKQGASVAINARTSAEEAQSTAQEVEALGVKAISVLADVADENQVQAMVKQVLDEFGRIDILVNNTGLRRSRPITDMTTEEWRSVLGVNLDGPFFCCRAVVPSMLATGWGRIINVSGLNAFIGRTEWSHVCASKMGALGLTRALAVELATQKITVNHIVPGLINTSLGSSTDEKTVKRIATVPQGRLGLPEEIANMCVFLASDAASFITGQTLHVNGGALRY
- the rpsJ gene encoding 30S ribosomal protein S10; amino-acid sequence: MATLQQQKIRIRLKAFDRRLLDTSCEKIVDTANRTNATAVGPIPLPTKRKIYCILRSPHVDKDSREHFETRTHRRIIDIYQPSSKTIDALMKLDLPAGVDIEVKL
- the pheA gene encoding prephenate dehydratase encodes the protein MMVIIAYLGPRGTYSEAAAIACCQQLQAQGYEGQLRPYPSIAQTLQAVAKQQADVAIAPVENSIEGSVPMTLDSVWQLEGLEIQQAYVLPITHGLLSQVSDLSAIETVYSHPQALAQCQEWLEQHLPGVELIPTNSTTESIQYLQPDRPIAAISSQRAAKLYQVPVLAYPINDHPDNCTRFWVMTSTGADVKLNEPSQPKTHTSIALSLPNIPGVLVKPLEIFARQGINLSRIESRPTKRSLGEYLFFIDIEVDAREPSIQSTLQQLEEYTDVLKIFGSYTVTDIYSASR